A section of the Primulina eburnea isolate SZY01 chromosome 1, ASM2296580v1, whole genome shotgun sequence genome encodes:
- the LOC140807825 gene encoding uncharacterized protein has protein sequence MMREFTRQKDMVRAGKTRFATAFLTLKCFRNHKASLRKMFTFEKWTTSRFAKEVPGKRATEVILMPSFWNAVVYAVKVGGHVVKVLRLVDEEKKPPMGYIYEAMDRAKESIAASFDHKEDKYKDIFAIIDHRWAIQLHRPLHATGHFLNPELFYSDSNIENDNEVVTGLYKCIARMCETEELQDKIMDQLPLYKRTEGLFGMPMAVRQRNKKSPAEWWLAYGCSTPELQVFAVKVLSLTCSSSACERNWSVFEHLHSKRRNRLEQKKLNDLVYVKYNRALRRRYDMRDTIDPISLADIDYSNEWLTGELHHNSGDENDLVFDDDSLTWGEIGRASGVDEDAYNFRSLVPSSTKEAAASTSTLNTYKRRSIIYRYNNEEDEKIDFGENDEESEGYKSETSVSGDDDDDTVGKDKDGFDDLDF, from the exons ATGATGAGAGAATTCACAAGACAGAAAGATATGGTTAGAGCAGGAAAAACTCGTTTTGCTACTGCTTTTTTGACTTTAAAGTGTTTTCGAAATCATAAGGCGAGTTTGAGAAAAATGTTTACATTTGAGAAATGGACCACTAGTAGATTTGCAAAGGAGGTGCCGGGTAAACGGGCAACAGAGGTTATACTGATGCCTTCATTTTGGAATGCGGTCGTTTATGCTGTTAAAGTGGGTGGTCATGTTGTGAAAGTTCTTCGATTGGTTGATGAGGAAAAAAAACCTCCAATGGGCTATATTTATGAGGCAATGGATCGAGCTAAAGAATCTATTGCTGCCTCATTTGATCACAAAGAGGATAAATATAAAGATATTTTTGCTATAATTGATCATAGGTGGGCGATACAACTCCATCGACCTTTACATGCTACTGGGCATTTCTTAAACCCGGAGTTATTCTATTCGGATTCTAATATAGAAAATGATAATGAAGTAGTAACGGGTTTATATAAATGTATCGCTAGGATGTGTGAAACAGAGGAGCTACAGGATAAGATCATGGACCAATTGCCATTGTACAAAAGGACCGAAGGACTTTTTGGGATGCCCATGGCAGTGAGACAAAGAAACAAAAAATCACCAG CGGAATGGTGGTTGGCTTATGGGTGTTCAACACCCGAATTGCAAGTGTTCGCGGTTAAAGTTCTAAGCCTCACTTGTAGCTCATCTGCTTGTGAACGAAATTGGAGTGTGTTTGAACAT CTTCATTCCAAAAGAAGAAACAGATTGGagcaaaaaaaattgaatgatTTGGTTTATGTCAAGTATAATAGGGCTTTGAGGCGCCGATATGATATGCGTGATACGATTGATCCTATTTCTTTGGCCGATATAGATTATAGTAATGAATGGTTGACGGGGGAACTACATCATAATAGTGGTGACGAAAATGATCTCGTGTTTGATGATGATAGTTTGACTTGGGGTGAAATTGGACGAGCTTCTGGAGTTGATGAAGATGCCTATAATTTTAGATCTCTAGTTCCATCCTCTACAAAAGAAGCAGCGGCTAGTACAAGTACATTAAATACGTATAAAAGAAGATCCATTATCTATCGTTATAACAATGAAGAGGATgaaaaaattgattttggtgAAAACGATGAGGAATCAGAAGGATACAAATCTGAAACTTCAGTTTCtggagatgatgatgatgatacaGTTGGGAAGGATAAAGATggatttgatgatttagatttttga